In the Populus trichocarpa isolate Nisqually-1 chromosome 1, P.trichocarpa_v4.1, whole genome shotgun sequence genome, ttcttcagatatatatgctccagcaagttgaatgttgatcacattgagaggcttgaaaagaatatcgtcgagacaatatgcaaacttgagatgatattccctccatcattttttgactcaatggagcatctacccgtacatttaccatttgaggtaaaagttggaggaccggtccagtacagatggatgtatccattcgagaggttagatattacagttgctatgacatttataattaaatgtttttatttttattttaatgtttttaattgataattttttattaatatatatatatatatatatatatatgcaggtacttgttcaatcttaaaaaaaaggttaagaacaaggcgcatgttgaggcgtcaatatgtgaggcgtatattgttgaggagatctcaacatttatctcatactatttcgaacctcatttgagaatgaggataaaccgtgttccacgacatgatgatggtggtgaagtgcattcaagtgggaacttgtcaatattctccaatcctggacgacccacacctaaaaatgccgtgaggggaagatatttgtctgaaatagagttcagacaagcacacaattatgtcctatttaactgtgatgagctgagaccttttattaagtaagtagatgttcgacttaaactttgtcaagagtatactatttatgttttgtgataccatacactcatatactttcgaacaaccttgcaggcaacatcgacgatacttactgtccaataactcacagctgaccgaatcccagatctttcaattacaagatgaacaatttgccacatggtttagaacacatgtaagtcctagcacaaactcattatctcttgcaatgtaattaattgtagtcaatgttacataatatccgtttattgattattgttgtatttaatttacaagctaggtttatcaaatgggaggtagtgctgctatttcactgtctttactatgtctgggccctgaaagaaaagtcaagtgctataatggatattttgtcaatggatatgtctttcatactgaagaatacgggcatggaagaaagacatacaacagcggtgtttgtattaagggatcgacttctagtgagtttgaagttgactactacggtagattggaagaggtcatcgaactgcaatatcatagcgagcaaaatagagtgtttttattcaaatgttattggtatgacacaactgacagaggaatcagagtagatcctcactatggtctcgttgaaatcaattgaaaagctagacaccgcaacgtaaacgacgtctttgttttcgcaaagcaatgccaacaagtttattacacatacaccccttcctttagaaaggaccgatcaagagttgattggttatccgttttaaaaacaaaacccaagggtcgtgtcgaggttgttcaggatgagaacgaagacacaagtgtgatagatgaagtctttcaagctagtgagttggttgaaccataccgagttgctccgtcgattgacttagaagaaaattcgaattttcgcgttttcaacgatagtcttgttgatgttgacgcagaggagttgaatgttgttctgagctccactagtggaaaaaagaatgttgttgaagaagatgataacgaaattgaagagtgcgatgaagctgatgataacaattcaatggaggacgaagatgaaaattccgactaactaaacatgttataaagccttatttttataatgtaataatttgaaacatgaaatatttattcttctttaagggtcagccgttgttattgtgttgtgtgtgttttttagtttgcaattcaagattttttgagagggttacatataaaacataagaaaaatttaccttttcaccgacggatataccgacggattataacccgtcggtatttcacagagagttgcaaaaaaattacaggattttgccacattcaccgacgtctttccgacggattttccgacgctaataccgacggcatcaccgacgggttttccgcacgcatgtctgacacgtgtccatCTGCACCATCACCGATGGCATTACCGACGTCCcataccgacggcattaccgacggaccgcgcatgtctgacacgtgtccgtctgcaccatcaccgacggaatttccgaCGGATTGCAGACGGATCGAAAAGattggcgggattttcgaacttttttggtgcgcattttaattaaattccgatggaattaccgacggaaattaattgcaccgacagcaattaagtgtcgtcggtaattccgtcggaatttACCTATATATACCGccacccccaccccccccccccgcaCCGTCTCCTCCCTCTCCCCCTCCTCTCCCCCCCTCGTCTCCTCCTCTTCTCCCCTCctcttctctcctcttctcctccctcttctcctcttctcctcttctccccctcttctccctttctcttctcctcttctccccctcttctccctttcacttctcttctcctcttctcccttcctcttctccctttctcttctcctcttctccctttctcttctccctttctcttcttctctcatttagttttaaaaggtatgtattttttttctttatctttgtatttttttattttaattatgattattttttttggtgttctttgttttgtatattgtttgtagataaaatcttaaattcaacacattattaaggtaagcattttttattcccaaatttattttgaattgatataatgttttttaattttgtgtgttgtgtagtgttttttagttttttaattttatttattaattttagttttttagttttgatattattgtttgtattgctataattgttattgttgaatttatgttaaaaatgttaatttataaatataattgttattgttgatttattttaaaaatgttaatttttatatatagaattgcatttaattattagtttatcttaatttaggatattattgtttgtattgctataattgttattgttgaatttatgttaaaaatgttagtttataaatataattgttattgttgatttattttaaaaatgttaatttatatatatagaattgcatttaattattagtttatcttaatttaggatattattgtttgtattgctataattgttattgttgaatttatgttaaaaatgttagtttataaatataattgttattgttgatttattttaaaaatgttaatttatatatatagaattgcatttaattattagtttatcttaatttaggatattattgtttgtattgctataattgttattgttgaatttatgttaaaaatgttagtttataaatataattgttattgttgatttattttaaaaatgttaatttatatctatagaattgcatttaattattagtttatcttaatttaggataaaataattaaatgaatgttcatagttgtaattctatatgatgttattgaataaaatgttgtgttgatgatgatgagttgggttgagatccaggatgattggatcgggatgtgaaataaaattggaagtgtaagatgattttgtcgacaacttgggaccccccagtacaggggagactctgtcgaatttgttttttaaataatcgaagttaattattcgtatacatgtgtgtaaatgcgtagaatgaaatctacagcacgtcgtcagaagacggttgcagctagttcttctagcagcgaggaggacgtatccttaggtgctgatcacggcgaggaatctacgccaacttgtgatgctgcctcttctagcgcggtttcacagcgcagaagcggtgtgccttcacagcggggtcaattcacccgcaagtaccaggcacaatggaaggatgacctctcaatgtaagtttgtttaggttttagtttttttttatatatacttataacataatttatgaacaactaattaatattaattactacttttatttaatttcaggtttacaaacattgaggctgcaaggactataacattggcgtttaaatcgtcgatggagattccattgtttcaatggagccaggtttccaaacatcctgagtggaaac is a window encoding:
- the LOC127904913 gene encoding uncharacterized protein LOC127904913, with the translated sequence MRINRVPRHDDGGEVHSSGNLSIFSNPGRPTPKNAVRGRYLSEIEFRQAHNYVLFNCDELRPFIKQHRRYLLSNNSQLTESQIFQLQDEQFATWFRTHVYQMGGSAAISLSLLCLGPERKVKCYNGYFVNGYVFHTEEYGHGRKTYNSGVCIKGSTSSEFEVDYYGRLEEVIELQYHSEQNRVFLFKCYWYDTTDRGIRVDPHYGLVEIN